Proteins encoded by one window of Sardina pilchardus chromosome 7, fSarPil1.1, whole genome shotgun sequence:
- the tuba5 gene encoding tubulin alpha 5: MRECISIHVGQAGVQIGNACWELYCLEHGIQPDGNMPPDKPRGGGDDSFNTFFSETGAGKHVPRAVFVDLEPSVIDEVRSGAYRSLFHPEQLINGKEDAANNYARGHYTVGKEIIDIVLERVRKLTDQCTGLQGFLIFHSFGGGTGSGFTSLLMERLSVDYGKKSKLEFAIYPAPQVSTAVVEPYNSILTTHTTLEHSDCAFMVDNEAIYDICRRNLDIERPSYTNLNRLIGQIVSSITASLRFDGALNVDLTEFQTNLVPYPRIHFPLVTYSPIISAEKAYHEQLSVAEITSACFEPSNQMVKCDPRHGKYMACCMLYRGDVVPKDVNVAIANIKTKRSIQFVDWCPTGFKVGINYQPPTVVPGGDLAKVQRAVCMLSNTTAIAEAWARLDHKFDLMYAKRAFVHWYVGEGMEEGEFSEAREDLAALEKDYEEVGAESVDDEEEGEEY, translated from the exons ATG CGTGAGTGCATCTCCATCCACGTGGGTCAAGCTGGCGTTCAGATtggcaatgcatgctgggagctGTACTGCCTGGAACATGGCATTCAGCCTGACGGCAACATGCCACCCGACAAGCCCAGGGGTGGCGGTGACGACTCCTTCAACACGTTCTTCAGCGAGACGGGTGCCGGGAAGCACGTTCCGCGGGCTGTGTTTGTGGACCTGGAACCGTCTGTGATTG ATGAGGTCCGATCGGGAGCCTATCGCAGCCTGTTCCACCCGGAGCAGCTCATCAATGGGAAGGAGGACGCAGCCAATAACTACGCCCGTGGTCACTACACTGTCGGCAAGGAGATCATCGACATCGTCCTGGAGCGTGTCCGCAAGCTG actgacCAGTGCACAGGTCTCCAGGGCTTCCTGATCTTCCACAGCTTCGGTGGAGGCACCGGCTCCGGCTTCACCTCCCTGCTGATGGAGCGTCTGTCCGTCGACTACGGCAAGAAGTCCAAGCTGGAGTTCGCCATCTACCCCGCGCCCCAGGTGTCCACCGCAGTGGTGGAGCCCTACAACTCCATCCtgaccacccacaccaccctggAGCACTCCGACTGTGCCTTCATGGTGGACAATGAGGCCATCTACGACATCTGCAGACGCAACCTGGACATTGAGCGGCCCAGCTACACCAACCTCAACAGGCTGATTGGCCAGATCGTGTCCTCCATCACCGCCTCCCTCCGATTCGACGGAGCCCTGAACGTGGACCTGACTGAGTTCCAGACCAACTTGGTGCCCTACCCCCGTATCCACTTCCCCTTGGTGACGTACTCCCCCATCATCTCCGCTGAGAAGGCCTACCACGAGCAGCTGTCGGTCGCTGAGATCACCAGCGCGTGCTTTGAGCCGTCCAATCAGATGGTGAAGTGCGACCCGCGTCACGGCAAGTACATGGCCTGCTGCATGCTGTACCGGGGAGATGTGGTGCCAAAGGACGTCAACGTGGCCATCGCCAACATCAAGACCAAACGTTCCATCCAGTTCGTGGACTGGTGCCCCACTGGCTTCAAG GTGGGCATCAACTACCAGCCCCCCACAGTGGTGCCCGGTGGAGACCTGGCCAAGGTGCAGAGGGCCGTGTGCATGCTGAGCAACACCACCGCCATCGCCGAGGCCTGGGCCCGTCTGGACCACAAGTTCGACCTGATGTACGCCAAGCGCGCCTTCGTGCACTGGTACGTGGGGGAGGGCATGGAGGAGGGCGAGTTCTCCGAGGCCCGCGAGGACCTGGCGGCACTGGAGAAGGACTACGAAGAGGTGGGGGCGGAGTCTGTCGACGACGAGGAGGAAGGCGAGGAGTACTGA
- the LOC134087351 gene encoding kelch-like protein 12, with protein sequence MAPKDIMTNSHAKSILNAMNSLRKSNTLCDITLRVESADFPAHRIVLAACSDYFCAMFTSELSEKGKSFVDIQGLTASTMEILLDFVYTETVLVTVENVQELLPAACLLQLKGVKRACCDFLNSQLDPSNCLGIRDFAEMHNCLDLMQAAELFSQKHFSEVVQHEEFMLLCQNEVEKLMKCDEIQVDSEEPVFEAVVNWVKHNRKEREPYLPHMLEHVRMPLLTPRYITDVIDSEPLIRCSLPCRDLVDEAKKFHLRPELRSEMQGPRTQARLGAKEVLLVIGGFGSQQSPIDVVEKYDPKTQEWSFLPNIARKRRYVATVALNDRVYVIGGYDGRSRLSSVECLDYTADEDGVWYTVATMNVRRGLAGATTLGDMIYVAGGFDGSRRHTSMERYDPNIDQWSMLGDMQTAREGAGLVVASGLIYCLGGYDGLNILNSVERYDPHTGHWTSVTPMSAKRSGAGVALLNDHIYVVGGFDGTSHLSSVEVYNIRTDYWTTVAPMTTPRCYVGATVLRGRLYAIAGYDGNSLLSSIECYDPVIDSWEVVTSMATQRCDAGVCVLREK encoded by the exons ATGGCGCCCAAGGACATCATGACGAACTCTCATGCCAAGTCTATCCTGAACGCCATGAACTCGCTGCGGAAGAGCAACACGCTGTGTGACATCACGCTGCGCGTCGAAAGTGCCGACTTCCCCGCCCACCGCATCGTCCTGGCAGCCTGCAGCGACTACTTCTGCGCCATGTTCACCAGcgag CTGTCGGAGAAAGGGAAGTCGTTTGTGGACATCCAGGGCCTGACCGCGTCCACCATGGAGATCCTGCTGGACTTCGTTTACACGGAGACCGTCCTGGTTACCGTGGAGAATGTGCAGGAGCTCCTGCCTGCAGCCTGTCTTCTGCAGCTCAAAG GGGTCAAGAGGGCATGCTGCGACTTCCTGAACAGCCAGCTGGACCCGTCGAACTGCCTGGGCATCCGGGACTTTGCGGAGATGCACAACTGCCTGGACCTGATGCAGGCGGCCGAGCTCTTCTCCCAGAAGCACTTCTCTGAGGTGGTGCAGCACGAGGAGTTCATGCTGCTCTGCCAGAACGAGGTGGAGAAGCTCATGAAGTGTGACGAGATCcag gtggactcGGAGGAGCCGGTGTTTGAGGCGGTGGTTAACTGGGTGAAGCACAACCGTAAGGAGAGGGAGCCCTACCTGCCTCACATGCTGGAACACGTCCGAATGCCTCTACTCACACCACGCTACATTACCGACGTTATCGACTccgag cccCTGATTCGCTGCAGTCTGCCTTGTAGAGATTTGGTCGACGAAGCCAAGAAGTTCCACCTGCGGCCTGAGCTACGAAGCGAGATGCAGGGACCCCGCACACAAGCACGCCTAG GCGCTAAAGAAGTGCTGCTGGTGATCGGAGGCTTCGGCAGCCAGCAGTCCCCCATAGACGTAGTGGAGAAGTACGACCCCAAGACACAGGAGTGGAGCTTTCTGCCT AACATCGCGCGGAAGCGGCGCTACGTGGCGACGGTTGCCCTTAACGACCGCGTGTACGTGATCGGCGGCTACGACGGGCGCTCGCGGCTCAGCTCGGTGGAGTGCCTGGACTACACGGCGGACGAGGACGGCGTCTGGTACACGGTGGCCACCATGAACGTGCGCCGCGGCCTGGCCGGAGCCACCACcctcggag ACATGATCTACGTGGCAGGGGGGTTCGATGGCAGTCGGAGACACACCAGCATGGAACGCTATGACCCCAACATCGACCAGTGGAGCATGCTGGGAGATATGCAGACGGCCAGAGAGGGCGCCGGACTGGTGGTGGCCAGTGGTCTCATCTACTGCCtcg GTGGATATGACGGGCTGAATATTCTGAACTCAGTGGAGCGTTACGACCCCCACACCGGACACTGGACCAGCGTCACACCCATGTCTGCCAAGCgctcag gtgcgggCGTGGCACTGCTGAATGACCACATCTACGTGGTGGGGGGCTTTGACGGGACGTCTCACCTGTCCTCCGTGGAGGTGTACAACATCCGCACCGACTACTGGACCACCGTGGCTCCCATGACAACGCCAAGATGCTACGTAGGGGCCACCGTCCTCCGGGGGAGACTCTACGCCATcgcagg ctatGACGGAAACTCGCTCCTGAGCAGCATCGAGTGCTACGACCCGGTGATTGACAGCTGGGAGGTGGTGACGTCCATGGCCACGCAGCGATGCGAcgcaggagtgtgtgtcctCCGAGAGAAATGA